The Comamonas sp. GB3 AK4-5 genome includes a region encoding these proteins:
- the leuB gene encoding 3-isopropylmalate dehydrogenase, with protein sequence MTHKIAVLPGDGIGPEIVAEAVKVLDALNLDLELQSAPVGGAAYAAHGHPLPEATLKLAQESDAILFGAVGDWKYDSLERHLRPEQAILGLRKALGLFANFRPAICYKELTHASSLKPELVAGLDILIIRELTGDIYFGQPRGRRVATDGHFPGAEEAFDTMRYSKPEIERIAHVAFQAAQKRGKKVTSVDKANVLETFQFWKDVVTEVGKQYPDVQLDHMYVDNAAMQLVKEPKRFDVVVTGNMFGDILSDEASMLTGSIGMLPSASLNDKKQGLYEPSHGSAPDIAGKGIANPLATILSAAMMLRFSLGLEDAALKIEAAVQKVLADGLRTPDIYSEGTTKVSTREMGDAVVAALQA encoded by the coding sequence ATGACCCATAAGATCGCCGTACTGCCCGGAGATGGCATTGGCCCCGAAATCGTTGCCGAAGCCGTCAAGGTGCTGGATGCGCTGAACCTGGACCTGGAGCTGCAATCCGCCCCCGTAGGCGGCGCGGCCTATGCGGCCCATGGCCACCCCCTGCCCGAAGCCACGCTGAAGCTGGCCCAGGAATCGGATGCGATTTTGTTCGGCGCCGTGGGCGACTGGAAGTACGACAGCCTGGAGCGCCATCTGCGCCCCGAGCAGGCCATTCTGGGCCTGCGCAAGGCCCTGGGCCTGTTTGCCAACTTCCGCCCCGCCATCTGCTACAAGGAACTGACCCACGCCTCCAGCCTCAAGCCCGAGCTGGTGGCGGGTCTCGATATCCTCATCATCCGCGAGCTGACCGGCGACATTTACTTCGGCCAGCCCCGTGGCCGCCGCGTGGCCACCGATGGCCATTTCCCCGGTGCCGAGGAAGCCTTCGACACCATGCGCTACTCCAAGCCCGAGATCGAGCGCATTGCCCATGTGGCCTTCCAGGCTGCGCAAAAGCGCGGCAAAAAAGTGACCAGCGTGGACAAAGCCAATGTGCTGGAAACCTTCCAGTTCTGGAAGGACGTGGTCACCGAAGTGGGCAAGCAATATCCCGATGTGCAGCTGGACCATATGTATGTGGACAACGCCGCCATGCAGCTGGTCAAGGAACCCAAGCGCTTTGACGTGGTAGTCACCGGCAATATGTTTGGCGACATCCTGTCCGACGAGGCATCCATGCTCACCGGCTCCATCGGCATGCTGCCCTCGGCCTCGCTGAACGACAAAAAGCAAGGCCTGTACGAACCCAGCCATGGCTCGGCCCCCGACATCGCCGGCAAGGGCATCGCCAATCCGCTGGCCACGATTTTGTCGGCCGCCATGATGCTGCGCTTCAGCCTGGGCCTGGAAGACGCGGCCCTGAAGATCGAAGCCGCGGTGCAAAAAGTGCTGGCCGACGGCCTGCGCACACCCGACATCTACAGCGAAGGCACGACCAAGGTCTCCACCCGCGAAATGGGTGACGCCGTGGTCGCCGCGCTGCAAGCCTGA
- the rpsF gene encoding 30S ribosomal protein S6: MRHYEIILLIHPDQSEQVPAMLERYKGMITAGGGQVHREEDWGRRQLAYMINKLAKAHYLCLNIEADQAVMAELEHAFKFNDAVLRHLTVQKKKADTTASSMMKTVEREEARKASQAEQA; the protein is encoded by the coding sequence ATGCGTCATTACGAAATCATTTTGTTGATCCACCCGGATCAAAGCGAGCAAGTTCCGGCCATGCTGGAGCGCTACAAGGGCATGATCACCGCCGGCGGCGGTCAAGTGCACCGCGAAGAAGACTGGGGCCGTCGTCAGCTGGCCTACATGATCAACAAGCTCGCCAAGGCTCACTACCTGTGCCTGAACATCGAAGCCGACCAGGCTGTGATGGCTGAACTGGAGCATGCCTTCAAGTTCAACGACGCTGTGCTGCGTCACCTGACGGTTCAAAAGAAGAAGGCCGATACGACCGCCTCTTCGATGATGAAGACCGTCGAGCGTGAAGAAGCCCGCAAGGCCAGCCAAGCCGAACAGGCCTGA
- the leuC gene encoding 3-isopropylmalate dehydratase large subunit, with amino-acid sequence MGRTLYDKIFDEHVIHTEEDGTAILYIDRHLVHEVTSPQAFEGLREAGRKLWRISSVVATADHNTPTTGWERGYDGIEDPISKEQITTLNSNITEFGAAAFFPFMDKGQGIVHVMGPEQGATLPGMTVVCGDSHTSTHGAFGALAHGIGTSEVEHVMATQTLLAKKAKNMLIKVNGKVAPGVTAKDIVLAIIGKIGTAGGTGYTIEFAGEAIRDLSIEGRMTVCNMAIEGGARAGLVAVDEKTIAYVKNRPLAPKGVEWDAAVAYWKTLHSDVDAKFDSVVELNAADIVPQVTWGTNPEMVLGIDARVPDPDKEKDANKRGAIERALSYMALEPGKPLNDIFVDKVFIGSCTNSRIEDMREAAAVVKKLGQKVAKNIKLAMVVPGSGLVKEQAEREGLDAIFKAAGFEWREPGCSMCLAMNADRLEPGERCASTSNRNFEGRQGAGGRTHLVSPAMAAAAAIHGHFVDIRKFA; translated from the coding sequence ATGGGACGCACCCTCTACGACAAGATCTTTGATGAGCATGTCATCCACACCGAGGAAGACGGCACCGCCATCCTGTATATCGACCGCCACCTGGTGCACGAAGTCACCAGCCCCCAGGCCTTTGAAGGCCTGCGTGAGGCCGGCCGCAAGCTGTGGCGCATCAGCTCCGTGGTGGCCACGGCCGACCACAACACGCCCACCACCGGCTGGGAGCGCGGCTATGACGGCATCGAAGATCCGATCAGCAAGGAACAGATCACCACGCTGAACAGCAACATCACCGAGTTCGGCGCGGCCGCCTTCTTCCCCTTCATGGACAAGGGCCAGGGCATCGTGCACGTCATGGGCCCCGAGCAAGGCGCCACCCTGCCCGGCATGACCGTGGTCTGCGGCGACAGCCACACCTCCACCCATGGCGCCTTTGGCGCGCTGGCCCACGGCATCGGCACCTCCGAGGTCGAGCATGTGATGGCCACCCAGACCCTGCTGGCCAAAAAGGCCAAGAACATGCTCATCAAGGTCAATGGCAAGGTCGCCCCCGGCGTGACGGCCAAGGACATTGTGCTGGCCATCATCGGCAAGATCGGCACGGCCGGCGGCACGGGCTACACCATTGAATTTGCCGGCGAAGCGATTCGCGACCTCTCCATCGAAGGCCGCATGACGGTGTGCAACATGGCCATCGAAGGCGGCGCCCGCGCCGGCCTGGTGGCCGTGGACGAAAAAACCATTGCCTATGTGAAGAACCGCCCGCTGGCCCCCAAGGGCGTGGAGTGGGATGCGGCCGTGGCCTATTGGAAGACGCTGCACTCCGACGTCGATGCCAAGTTCGACAGCGTGGTGGAACTGAACGCCGCCGACATCGTGCCCCAAGTCACCTGGGGCACCAACCCCGAGATGGTGCTGGGCATAGACGCGCGCGTGCCCGATCCCGACAAGGAAAAAGACGCCAACAAGCGCGGCGCCATCGAGCGCGCCCTGAGCTATATGGCCCTGGAGCCGGGCAAGCCGCTGAACGACATCTTTGTTGACAAGGTGTTCATTGGCTCCTGCACCAACAGCCGCATCGAAGACATGCGCGAGGCCGCCGCCGTGGTGAAGAAGCTGGGCCAGAAAGTGGCCAAGAACATCAAGCTGGCCATGGTGGTGCCCGGCTCCGGTCTGGTGAAAGAACAGGCCGAGCGCGAAGGCCTGGATGCCATCTTCAAGGCCGCAGGCTTTGAGTGGCGCGAGCCCGGCTGCAGCATGTGCCTGGCCATGAACGCCGACCGCCTCGAGCCCGGCGAGCGCTGTGCATCTACCAGCAACCGCAACTTCGAAGGCCGCCAGGGCGCCGGTGGTCGCACCCATTTGGTCAGCCCCGCCATGGCGGCGGCTGCGGCCATCCATGGCCACTTTGTCGACATCCGCAAGTTCGCTTAA
- a CDS encoding entericidin A/B family lipoprotein, giving the protein MKPSISILLIGLAFTLGACNTVQGLGQDVQKAGNAIERAAR; this is encoded by the coding sequence ATGAAGCCCTCTATCTCGATTCTGTTGATCGGCCTGGCCTTCACCCTGGGCGCCTGCAACACCGTTCAAGGCCTGGGCCAGGACGTGCAAAAAGCAGGCAACGCCATCGAGCGCGCGGCGCGCTGA
- the rpsR gene encoding 30S ribosomal protein S18 — translation MATFKKFNKDKRPKRNNQSLLFKRKRFCRFTVAGVVEIDYKDVDTLRDFIAENGKIIPARLTGTRAIYQRQLNTAIKRARFLAMLPYTDQHKI, via the coding sequence ATGGCCACGTTCAAGAAATTCAACAAAGACAAGCGCCCCAAGCGCAACAACCAGTCGCTGCTGTTCAAGCGCAAGCGTTTCTGCCGCTTCACCGTGGCCGGTGTGGTTGAGATCGATTACAAGGATGTCGACACCCTGCGTGACTTCATCGCTGAAAACGGCAAGATCATCCCCGCACGCCTGACCGGCACGCGCGCCATCTACCAGCGTCAGCTGAACACCGCCATCAAGCGCGCTCGCTTCCTGGCTATGCTGCCCTACACCGACCAGCACAAGATCTAA
- the dnaK gene encoding molecular chaperone DnaK codes for MGKIIGIDLGTTNSCVAILEGNTTKVIENSEGARTTPSIIAYQEDGEILVGASAKRQAVTNPRNTIYAAKRLIGRKFDEKEVQKDINLMPFEIVKADNGDAWVQVRDQKLAPPQISAEVLRKMKKTAEDYLGEAVTEAVITVPAYFNDAQRQATKDAGRIAGLEVKRIINEPTAAALAFGLDKSGKEDRKIAVYDLGGGTFDVSIIEIADVDGEKQFEVLSTNGDTFLGGEDFDQRIIDYIIGEFKKEQGVDLSKDVLALQRLKEAAEKAKIELSSSAATDINLPYITADASGPKHLSLKLTRAKLESLVDELVERTIAPCRTAIKDAGISVSDIDDVILVGGMSRMPKVQEKVKEFFGKDPRKDVNPDEAVAVGAAVQGQVLGGERSDVLLLDVTPLSLGIETLGGVMTKMITKNTTIPTKFAQTFSTADDNQPAVTIKVYQGEREMASGNKMLGEFNLEGIPPAARGVPQIEVAFDIDANGILNVSAKDKASGKENKITIKANSGLSEDEIQQMVKDAELNAAEDKKKLEIIQARNQGEAAVHSVKKSMGEHGDQLDAGEKEKIEAAIKDLEEALKGEDKAAIDEKTTALMTASQKLGEKMYADAQAAAGGAAGAEAAAGGQQQAASSTGDDDIVDAEVKEVKK; via the coding sequence ATGGGAAAAATCATCGGTATTGACCTGGGCACGACCAATAGCTGCGTCGCCATCTTGGAAGGCAACACCACCAAGGTCATCGAAAACAGCGAAGGTGCGCGCACCACGCCGTCCATCATTGCTTACCAGGAAGACGGCGAAATCCTGGTGGGTGCCTCCGCCAAGCGCCAGGCCGTCACCAACCCTCGCAACACCATCTACGCCGCCAAGCGCCTGATCGGTCGCAAGTTCGACGAGAAGGAAGTGCAAAAAGACATCAACCTGATGCCTTTTGAAATCGTCAAGGCCGACAACGGCGACGCCTGGGTGCAAGTGCGCGACCAGAAGCTGGCCCCGCCCCAGATCAGCGCCGAAGTGCTGCGCAAGATGAAGAAGACCGCCGAGGACTACCTGGGCGAGGCCGTGACCGAGGCCGTCATCACCGTGCCGGCCTACTTCAACGACGCACAGCGCCAGGCCACCAAGGACGCAGGCCGCATTGCCGGCCTGGAAGTCAAGCGCATCATCAACGAGCCCACCGCTGCAGCCCTGGCCTTTGGCCTGGACAAGAGCGGCAAGGAAGACCGCAAGATCGCCGTGTACGACCTGGGCGGCGGCACGTTTGACGTGTCCATCATCGAAATCGCTGACGTCGACGGCGAAAAGCAGTTCGAAGTGCTGTCCACCAATGGCGACACCTTCCTGGGCGGCGAAGACTTCGACCAGCGCATCATCGACTACATCATCGGCGAGTTCAAAAAGGAACAAGGCGTTGACCTGTCCAAGGACGTGCTGGCCCTGCAGCGCCTGAAGGAAGCCGCAGAAAAGGCCAAGATCGAGCTGTCCAGCTCGGCCGCCACCGACATCAACCTGCCCTACATCACCGCCGACGCTTCGGGCCCCAAGCACCTGAGCCTCAAGCTGACCCGCGCCAAGCTGGAGTCGCTGGTGGACGAGCTGGTCGAGCGCACCATTGCGCCCTGCCGCACCGCCATCAAGGATGCTGGCATCTCGGTGTCCGACATCGACGACGTGATCCTGGTCGGCGGCATGAGCCGCATGCCCAAGGTGCAGGAAAAGGTCAAGGAATTCTTCGGCAAGGATCCCCGCAAGGACGTGAACCCTGACGAAGCCGTGGCCGTGGGCGCTGCCGTGCAAGGCCAGGTGCTGGGTGGCGAGCGTTCCGACGTACTGCTGCTGGACGTGACCCCGCTGTCCCTGGGTATCGAAACCCTGGGTGGTGTCATGACCAAGATGATCACCAAGAACACCACCATCCCGACCAAGTTTGCCCAGACCTTCTCCACCGCCGACGACAACCAGCCGGCCGTGACCATCAAGGTCTACCAAGGCGAGCGCGAGATGGCATCCGGCAACAAGATGCTGGGCGAGTTCAACCTGGAAGGCATCCCGCCCGCAGCCCGTGGCGTGCCCCAGATTGAAGTGGCCTTCGACATCGACGCCAACGGCATCTTGAACGTCTCTGCCAAGGACAAGGCGTCCGGCAAGGAAAACAAGATCACCATCAAGGCCAACTCCGGTCTGTCCGAAGATGAGATCCAGCAAATGGTCAAGGATGCGGAACTGAACGCAGCCGAAGACAAGAAGAAGCTGGAAATCATCCAGGCCCGCAACCAGGGCGAAGCCGCCGTGCACAGCGTCAAGAAGAGCATGGGCGAGCATGGCGACCAGCTGGACGCCGGCGAGAAGGAAAAGATCGAAGCGGCGATCAAGGACCTGGAAGAAGCCCTGAAGGGTGAAGACAAGGCCGCCATCGACGAAAAGACCACAGCCCTGATGACCGCCAGCCAAAAGCTGGGCGAGAAGATGTACGCTGACGCGCAAGCTGCCGCCGGTGGCGCAGCAGGTGCCGAGGCTGCAGCCGGTGGCCAGCAACAAGCTGCTTCCAGCACCGGTGACGACGACATCGTCGACGCCGAAGTCAAGGAAGTGAAAAAGTAA
- the grpE gene encoding nucleotide exchange factor GrpE: MSDQNTNPTPADASTEEVEAAMAAHATGEMERLQAELAELKAKSAELADQFLRAKAEAENARRRAEEDVTKARKFGIESFAESLLPVIDSLDAALAIQNATPEQLREGSDATLRQLTSALERNKVVAINPAASDKFDPHHHQAISMVPAEQEANTVVTVLQKGYLIADRVLRPALVTVAAPK; the protein is encoded by the coding sequence ATGTCCGATCAGAACACCAACCCCACCCCGGCTGACGCCTCCACCGAAGAAGTGGAGGCCGCCATGGCTGCCCATGCCACCGGCGAAATGGAACGTCTGCAGGCGGAGCTGGCCGAGCTGAAAGCCAAGAGTGCAGAGCTGGCTGACCAGTTCCTGCGTGCCAAGGCCGAGGCCGAAAACGCCCGCCGCCGCGCCGAGGAAGACGTGACCAAGGCCCGCAAGTTCGGCATCGAAAGCTTTGCCGAAAGCCTGCTGCCCGTCATTGACAGCCTAGACGCCGCACTCGCCATTCAGAACGCCACCCCCGAGCAACTGCGCGAAGGCTCTGACGCCACGCTGCGCCAACTGACCTCGGCGCTGGAGCGCAACAAGGTGGTGGCCATCAACCCCGCCGCCAGCGACAAGTTCGACCCCCACCACCACCAGGCCATCTCCATGGTGCCTGCAGAGCAGGAAGCCAACACCGTGGTCACCGTGCTGCAAAAGGGCTACCTGATCGCCGACCGCGTGCTGCGCCCGGCCCTGGTCACTGTGGCCGCCCCCAAGTAA
- a CDS encoding LysR family transcriptional regulator, which yields MRNSERSFARRIDLTSLQLFVAVCELGSIGRAAEREYIAASAVSKRLSDLEAAVDTALLYRHSRGVTLTPAGESLLHHARNVLYGLERMQGELSEYAEGVRGHVRMHANISAIVQFLPEDLGEFARMHSQIKIDLQEHLSPDVISAVAEGTADIGICSMSAGSDSGLQSKPYRSDRLMLVCPENHPLAERESLAFSEVLDWDVVGLHGGSSISLAMRGAAARSGQPLHQRIQVTSLDAMCRMIDNGLGVGLVPDRAFELMHGVGQLRAVPLTDAWAQRMLSLVARDFDTLPVTARLLVEHLSRSAPAAAAQ from the coding sequence ATGAGAAATTCCGAGCGCAGTTTTGCGCGCCGCATCGACCTGACTTCGCTGCAGCTGTTTGTCGCTGTGTGCGAGCTGGGCAGCATTGGCCGTGCTGCCGAGCGCGAATACATTGCCGCCTCCGCCGTCAGCAAGCGCCTGTCCGACCTCGAAGCCGCCGTCGACACGGCCCTGCTCTACCGCCACAGCCGTGGCGTCACCCTGACCCCCGCCGGCGAAAGCCTGCTGCACCATGCGCGCAATGTGCTGTATGGGCTGGAGCGCATGCAGGGCGAGCTGAGCGAGTACGCCGAAGGCGTGCGCGGCCATGTGCGCATGCACGCCAATATCTCGGCCATCGTGCAGTTTCTGCCCGAAGACCTGGGCGAATTTGCCCGCATGCACAGCCAGATCAAGATTGACCTGCAAGAGCACTTAAGCCCCGACGTGATCAGCGCCGTGGCCGAGGGCACGGCCGACATCGGTATCTGCTCCATGAGCGCCGGCAGCGACAGCGGCCTGCAAAGCAAGCCCTACCGCAGCGACCGCCTGATGCTGGTCTGCCCCGAGAACCACCCGCTGGCCGAGCGCGAAAGCCTGGCCTTCAGCGAGGTGCTGGATTGGGACGTGGTGGGCCTGCATGGCGGCAGCTCCATCAGCCTGGCCATGCGCGGCGCGGCCGCCCGCTCCGGCCAGCCTCTGCACCAGCGCATTCAGGTGACCAGCCTGGACGCCATGTGCCGCATGATCGACAACGGCCTGGGCGTGGGCCTGGTGCCGGACCGCGCCTTCGAGCTCATGCACGGCGTGGGCCAGCTGCGCGCCGTGCCCCTGACCGATGCCTGGGCGCAGCGCATGCTCAGCCTGGTGGCCCGCGACTTTGACACCCTGCCCGTCACGGCACGGCTGTTGGTGGAGCATCTCAGCCGCTCTGCTCCCGCCGCCGCTGCGCAGTAG
- the priB gene encoding primosomal replication protein N: protein MENHVALTACIAEVQPLRYTPAGLPALDLRLDHESQQQEAGTARKVVATVKAVAFGALAERLARQAPGSSWKFQGFLATPRNSKSVVLHIQDIQQN, encoded by the coding sequence GTGGAAAACCACGTTGCCTTGACTGCCTGTATCGCCGAGGTTCAGCCTTTGCGCTACACGCCCGCCGGATTGCCCGCTTTGGACCTGCGACTCGATCACGAATCGCAGCAGCAAGAAGCCGGTACGGCCCGCAAGGTGGTGGCAACGGTGAAGGCGGTGGCCTTCGGTGCTCTGGCAGAGCGACTCGCTCGCCAGGCTCCGGGAAGCAGCTGGAAGTTCCAGGGCTTTCTGGCCACGCCGCGCAACAGCAAGTCTGTGGTGCTCCACATCCAAGACATTCAACAAAATTAA
- the asd gene encoding aspartate-semialdehyde dehydrogenase yields the protein MSKQLVGLVGWRGMVGSVLMDRMQAEGDFALIEPVFFSTSNAGGKAPAMATVHTQLKDAGDIAALSQCDIIITCQGGDYTKEVFPQLRAAGWKGHWIDAASSLRMEDDAVIVLDPVNDDLIKAKLAAGGKNWIGGNCTNSILLMGLGGLFKAGLVEWVSSMTYQAASGGGANHMRELLKGMGVVHAAVADELATPASAILDIDRKVAATIRDDVPTEFFGAPLAGGLIPWIDVQLPNGQSKEEWKGQAEVNKILGTEAVIPVDGLCVRIGAMRCHSLALTLKLKKDLPLEEIEALIKGGNPWVKFVANDRALTVKELTPAATTGGLEVAVGRVRKLNMGPEYLSAFVIGDQLLWGAAEPLRRMLRILLAA from the coding sequence ATGAGCAAGCAACTGGTAGGCCTGGTCGGCTGGCGCGGCATGGTCGGCTCTGTGCTGATGGACCGCATGCAGGCCGAGGGCGATTTCGCACTGATCGAGCCGGTGTTCTTCTCCACCTCCAACGCCGGCGGCAAGGCCCCGGCCATGGCCACGGTGCACACCCAGCTGAAAGATGCGGGCGACATTGCTGCCCTGTCCCAATGCGACATCATCATCACCTGCCAGGGTGGCGACTACACCAAGGAAGTCTTCCCCCAGCTGCGCGCTGCGGGCTGGAAAGGCCACTGGATCGACGCGGCCTCCTCGCTGCGTATGGAAGACGACGCCGTCATCGTGCTGGACCCGGTCAACGATGACCTGATCAAGGCCAAGCTCGCTGCCGGCGGCAAGAACTGGATTGGCGGCAACTGCACCAACTCCATCCTGCTGATGGGCCTGGGTGGTCTGTTCAAGGCTGGGCTGGTGGAGTGGGTCTCTTCCATGACCTACCAGGCTGCATCGGGCGGTGGCGCCAACCATATGCGCGAGCTGCTCAAGGGCATGGGCGTCGTCCACGCTGCTGTGGCCGATGAGCTGGCCACGCCGGCCTCCGCCATTTTGGACATCGACCGCAAGGTAGCCGCCACCATCCGCGACGACGTGCCCACCGAATTCTTTGGCGCCCCCCTGGCTGGCGGCCTGATCCCCTGGATCGATGTGCAGCTGCCCAATGGTCAGTCCAAGGAAGAGTGGAAGGGCCAGGCCGAGGTCAACAAGATTCTGGGCACCGAGGCCGTCATCCCCGTGGACGGTCTGTGCGTGCGCATCGGTGCCATGCGCTGCCACTCCCTGGCCCTGACGCTCAAGCTCAAGAAGGACCTGCCCCTGGAAGAGATCGAAGCCCTGATCAAGGGCGGCAATCCCTGGGTGAAGTTCGTGGCCAATGACCGCGCACTCACCGTCAAGGAGCTCACGCCTGCCGCCACCACCGGCGGCCTCGAAGTGGCCGTGGGCCGCGTGCGCAAGCTGAACATGGGCCCCGAGTACCTGTCGGCCTTTGTCATCGGCGACCAGTTGCTGTGGGGCGCTGCCGAGCCGCTGCGCCGCATGCTGCGCATTCTGCTGGCGGCCTGA
- the leuD gene encoding 3-isopropylmalate dehydratase small subunit, which produces MQKFTVHKGLVAPMDRENVDTDAIIPKQFLKSIKKTGFGVNAFDEWRYLDQPGQPGVPESARKPNPDFVLNQPRYRGASVLIARKNFGCGSSREHAPWALDQYGFRAILAPSFADIFFNNCFKNGLLPIVLPEATIDLLFHEIQAFPGYELTIDLERQVIVRPQGEEIAFDVIPFRKYCLLNGFDDIGLTLRHKDKIRAFEAERLAQKPWLSHSLVQG; this is translated from the coding sequence ATGCAAAAATTCACCGTGCACAAGGGCCTGGTGGCCCCCATGGACCGCGAGAACGTCGACACCGACGCCATCATTCCCAAGCAGTTTCTGAAGTCGATCAAAAAGACCGGCTTTGGCGTCAATGCCTTTGACGAGTGGCGCTATCTGGACCAACCCGGCCAGCCTGGCGTGCCCGAGTCGGCCCGCAAGCCCAACCCCGACTTTGTGCTCAACCAGCCGCGCTATCGTGGCGCCAGCGTGCTGATTGCGCGCAAGAACTTCGGCTGCGGCTCCAGCCGCGAGCACGCGCCCTGGGCGCTGGATCAATACGGCTTTCGCGCCATTTTGGCGCCCAGCTTTGCCGACATCTTCTTCAACAACTGCTTCAAGAACGGCCTGCTGCCCATCGTCCTGCCCGAGGCCACGATTGACCTGCTGTTCCATGAGATCCAGGCCTTCCCCGGCTACGAGCTGACGATTGACCTGGAGCGCCAGGTGATTGTTCGTCCCCAGGGCGAAGAGATCGCCTTTGACGTCATTCCTTTCCGCAAATACTGCTTGCTCAATGGCTTTGATGACATCGGCCTGACGCTGCGCCACAAGGACAAGATCCGCGCTTTCGAGGCCGAGCGCCTGGCGCAAAAACCCTGGCTGTCGCACAGCCTGGTGCAGGGCTGA
- the rplI gene encoding 50S ribosomal protein L9 produces MQIILLDKVVNLGNLGEIVKVKDGFARNFLIPTGKARRATEAAKAEFEAKRAELEKAAAEKLVAAQAVGEKLNGFTIAMSQKAGVDGRLFGSVTNHDLAAELVKAGFEVHKSQVRMPNGPIKTVSASTVEVALHTDVIVEVNVEVAGDHA; encoded by the coding sequence ATGCAAATCATTCTGCTCGACAAGGTTGTGAACCTGGGTAACCTGGGTGAGATCGTCAAAGTCAAGGACGGCTTCGCTCGCAACTTCCTGATCCCCACTGGCAAGGCCCGCCGTGCGACCGAAGCCGCCAAGGCCGAGTTCGAAGCCAAGCGCGCTGAACTGGAAAAGGCTGCTGCTGAGAAGCTGGTGGCTGCACAAGCCGTGGGCGAGAAGCTGAACGGCTTCACCATCGCCATGAGCCAAAAGGCTGGTGTGGATGGCCGTCTGTTCGGCTCCGTCACCAACCACGACCTGGCTGCTGAGCTGGTCAAGGCCGGTTTCGAAGTGCACAAGTCGCAAGTGCGCATGCCCAACGGTCCTATCAAGACCGTGTCCGCTTCCACCGTGGAAGTGGCGCTGCACACCGACGTGATCGTGGAAGTGAACGTGGAAGTGGCCGGCGATCACGCCTAA
- the dnaJ gene encoding molecular chaperone DnaJ, with protein MSKRDYYEVLGVAKSASDDEIKKAYRKLAMKHHPDRNQGEKAKQAEEQFKEVKEAYEMLSDAQKRAAYDQYGHAGVDPNRGMGAGAEGFGGFAEAFGDIFGDMFGQSRGGAQGRGGRQVYRGNDLSYAMEITLEEAAKGKDAQIRIPSWENCDTCHGSGAKPGTQPKTCTTCGGQGSVQMRQGFFSVQQTCPHCRGTGKIIPEPCSSCHGQGKLKKQKTLEVKIPAGIDDGMRIRSMGNGEPGTNGGPAGDLYIEIRIKKHDILERDGDDLHCQVPVSFITAALGGEIEVPTLQGKAAIDIPEGTQAGKQFRLRGKGIKGVRSSYPGDLYCHIVVETPVKLTEHQRKLLRELEDSLKKGGPRHSPSGASWTDKLKSFFS; from the coding sequence ATGTCCAAACGCGACTACTACGAAGTGCTGGGCGTTGCCAAAAGCGCTTCGGACGATGAAATCAAAAAGGCCTACCGCAAGCTGGCCATGAAGCACCACCCTGACCGCAACCAGGGTGAGAAGGCCAAGCAAGCCGAGGAGCAGTTCAAGGAGGTCAAAGAGGCCTACGAGATGCTGTCCGACGCCCAGAAGCGCGCGGCCTATGACCAGTACGGCCATGCCGGCGTGGACCCCAACCGCGGCATGGGCGCAGGTGCGGAAGGCTTTGGCGGTTTCGCCGAGGCATTTGGCGACATTTTTGGCGACATGTTCGGCCAAAGCCGTGGGGGGGCCCAGGGCCGTGGAGGCCGCCAGGTCTACCGTGGCAACGACCTGAGCTACGCCATGGAAATCACGCTGGAAGAAGCGGCCAAGGGCAAGGACGCCCAGATCCGCATCCCCAGCTGGGAAAACTGCGACACCTGCCACGGCAGCGGCGCCAAGCCCGGCACCCAGCCCAAGACCTGCACCACCTGCGGTGGCCAGGGCTCGGTGCAGATGCGCCAGGGCTTTTTCAGCGTGCAGCAAACCTGCCCGCATTGCCGCGGCACGGGCAAGATCATTCCCGAGCCCTGCTCCAGCTGCCATGGCCAGGGCAAGCTGAAAAAGCAAAAGACGCTGGAAGTGAAGATCCCCGCCGGCATCGACGACGGCATGCGCATCCGCAGCATGGGCAACGGCGAGCCGGGCACCAATGGCGGCCCTGCAGGCGATCTCTACATCGAGATCCGCATCAAAAAGCACGACATCCTGGAGCGCGACGGCGACGATCTGCACTGCCAGGTGCCAGTGAGCTTCATCACCGCCGCCCTGGGTGGCGAGATCGAAGTGCCCACCCTGCAAGGCAAGGCCGCCATCGACATCCCCGAAGGCACCCAAGCCGGCAAGCAGTTCCGCCTGCGCGGCAAGGGCATCAAGGGCGTGCGCTCCAGCTACCCCGGCGATCTGTACTGCCACATCGTGGTGGAAACCCCGGTCAAGCTCACCGAGCACCAGCGCAAGCTGCTGCGCGAGCTGGAAGACTCGCTCAAAAAGGGCGGCCCCCGCCATTCCCCCAGCGGCGCCAGCTGGACCGACAAGCTCAAGAGCTTTTTCAGCTGA